One stretch of Acholeplasma laidlawii PG-8A DNA includes these proteins:
- the lepA gene encoding translation elongation factor 4, whose product MNNLDKKTLNERQKNIRNFSIIAHIDHGKSTLADRILEMTSTVDKRNMKAQLLDSMDLERERGITIKLNAVQLTYKAKDGNEYILHLIDTPGHVDFTYEVSRSLAACEGAILVVDAAQGIQAQTLANVYLALDNDLEIIPVLNKIDLPSAEPEKVRREIEEIIGIDASDAVIASGKSGLGVIDILERIVRDVKAPEGDSNEPLQALIFDSFFDMYRGVIPTIRVVNGSIKKGDLIEFMATKAQFEVVEVGVYTPEQKPVDILGPGDVGYITAAIKTLDDVRVGDTITHVKNHTKKALPGYRTLNPVVFCGLFPIDPDQYRDLREALEKLKLNDASLIYEPETSQALGFGFRTGFLGLLHMDIIQERISREFNIELIATAPSVIYDVYLTDGSKLLVDNPSFLPDVQKIDRIEEPIVKATIMCPKDYVGAVMEICQKKRGIFKDMTYVDQTRVMITYRIPLAEIVYDFFDKLKSSTKGYASFDYVLDGYMTSRLRKMDILLNGEVVDALSVIVHHDFAYSRGKAIVEKLKTLIPRQMFEIPVQAALGGKIIARETIKAMRKDVIAKCYGGDVSRKKKLLEKQKEGKKRMKTFGRVDIPQSAFLAILSNED is encoded by the coding sequence ATGAATAATTTGGACAAGAAAACATTAAACGAACGACAAAAGAATATTAGAAACTTCTCAATTATTGCCCATATTGACCACGGTAAATCAACGTTAGCAGACCGTATTTTAGAAATGACTTCGACTGTAGATAAGAGAAATATGAAAGCTCAACTTTTAGATAGTATGGATCTAGAGCGTGAACGTGGTATTACAATTAAATTGAACGCTGTTCAATTAACTTATAAAGCAAAAGATGGCAATGAATATATATTACATTTAATCGATACTCCAGGGCACGTCGATTTTACCTATGAAGTTTCCAGATCGCTTGCAGCTTGTGAAGGCGCTATTTTAGTTGTAGATGCTGCACAAGGTATACAAGCACAAACATTAGCAAACGTATATTTAGCTTTAGATAATGATTTAGAAATCATCCCTGTATTAAATAAAATAGATTTACCAAGTGCTGAACCGGAAAAAGTAAGAAGAGAAATTGAAGAAATCATTGGTATTGATGCATCAGATGCAGTTATTGCCAGTGGCAAATCTGGTCTTGGTGTAATTGATATCTTAGAACGTATTGTTAGAGATGTTAAGGCACCTGAAGGTGATTCTAATGAACCTTTACAAGCATTAATCTTTGACTCATTTTTTGATATGTATAGAGGGGTCATTCCTACAATTAGAGTTGTAAATGGTTCTATCAAAAAAGGTGATTTAATTGAGTTTATGGCTACAAAAGCTCAGTTTGAGGTTGTAGAGGTTGGTGTTTACACACCAGAACAAAAACCAGTAGATATATTAGGACCTGGTGATGTAGGTTATATCACAGCGGCAATTAAAACACTAGATGATGTTCGTGTGGGTGACACCATCACACATGTAAAGAACCATACAAAAAAAGCACTACCTGGTTATAGAACATTAAATCCTGTTGTATTTTGTGGATTATTCCCAATTGATCCTGATCAATATAGAGATTTAAGAGAAGCACTAGAGAAATTAAAATTAAATGATGCTTCACTCATCTATGAACCAGAAACATCTCAAGCTTTAGGTTTTGGATTTAGAACCGGTTTTCTTGGATTACTTCACATGGATATTATCCAAGAACGTATTTCAAGAGAGTTTAACATTGAACTTATAGCAACTGCACCTAGCGTTATTTATGATGTATATTTAACAGATGGTAGCAAGTTACTAGTGGATAACCCAAGTTTCTTACCGGATGTTCAAAAAATAGATCGTATTGAAGAACCGATTGTTAAAGCAACTATCATGTGTCCTAAAGACTATGTTGGTGCTGTTATGGAAATATGTCAGAAAAAGCGTGGTATCTTTAAAGACATGACTTATGTAGATCAAACAAGAGTAATGATCACTTATAGAATACCTTTAGCAGAAATTGTATATGATTTCTTTGATAAATTAAAATCAAGTACAAAAGGTTATGCATCATTTGACTACGTTTTAGATGGTTATATGACATCCAGATTAAGAAAAATGGATATCTTATTAAATGGTGAAGTAGTGGATGCTTTATCTGTAATTGTTCACCATGACTTTGCATACTCGCGTGGTAAAGCAATTGTTGAAAAATTAAAAACATTAATTCCAAGACAAATGTTTGAAATACCTGTACAAGCTGCATTAGGTGGTAAGATTATTGCTAGAGAAACAATTAAAGCGATGAGAAAAGACGTTATTGCTAAATGTTACGGTGGTGACGTGTCTCGTAAGAAAAAATTACTAGAAAAACAAAAAGAAGGTAAGAAGCGTATGAAAACCTTCGGACGAGTGGATATTCCACAAAGTGCCTTCCTAGCAATTTTATCAAACGAAGATTGA
- the hemW gene encoding radical SAM family heme chaperone HemW: MKGLYIHIPFCEYICHYCDFVKRVPKNQNMIDQYLIKLREEIMTYESHFDSIETIFVGGGTPSMLTVDQLTYLFDSLVRIKPVEFSIELNPESYTHEKGLVFKKYGINRISMGVQSFDDKILAYLNRGHKTEQVFSIIKDLKDLGIPYISIDLIFAIPGQTLDHIKYDLEQFLKLDITHISYYSLILEDKTYFYHQYLKGNFKPMDEDNEAIMYEYVMNFLTNHGYDQYEISNYAKNNHYSLHNNIYWTLGEYIGVGLGAHGFIDNYRTYNERGMGQYMDHFLKEKTLQTEDLKLQDELIFGLRLTKGVYIPRLEQKYKIKLTEKYPQIHDKIKLGLLEIKDDYIRLTKEGTMLGNQVFMIFV, translated from the coding sequence ATGAAGGGTTTATATATCCATATACCATTTTGCGAGTACATCTGTCACTATTGTGATTTTGTTAAAAGAGTCCCTAAAAATCAAAATATGATAGATCAATATTTAATTAAATTAAGAGAAGAAATCATGACTTATGAGAGTCATTTTGATTCTATAGAGACAATCTTTGTTGGTGGAGGAACACCTTCCATGTTAACTGTAGATCAATTAACCTACCTGTTTGACTCGCTTGTAAGAATTAAACCAGTAGAATTTTCAATTGAACTTAATCCAGAAAGCTACACACATGAAAAAGGTTTAGTATTTAAAAAATATGGCATTAATCGTATATCCATGGGTGTCCAGAGTTTTGATGATAAAATACTAGCTTATTTAAATAGAGGTCATAAGACAGAACAAGTGTTTTCTATCATAAAAGACTTAAAAGACCTAGGCATCCCTTATATTTCTATTGACTTAATATTTGCAATACCGGGACAAACCCTAGATCATATTAAGTATGATTTAGAGCAGTTCTTAAAATTGGATATCACACATATTTCTTATTACTCTCTAATATTAGAAGATAAGACCTATTTTTATCATCAGTATTTAAAAGGTAACTTCAAACCGATGGATGAAGATAATGAAGCTATTATGTATGAGTATGTCATGAATTTTTTAACAAATCATGGTTATGATCAATATGAAATAAGCAACTATGCAAAAAATAATCATTATTCACTACACAATAATATCTATTGGACATTAGGTGAATATATTGGTGTAGGATTAGGGGCACATGGGTTTATTGATAATTATAGAACATACAATGAACGCGGAATGGGTCAATATATGGATCATTTCTTAAAGGAAAAAACACTTCAAACTGAGGATTTAAAACTACAAGATGAACTTATATTTGGCTTAAGATTAACTAAGGGTGTATACATTCCTAGACTAGAACAAAAATATAAAATAAAATTAACTGAAAAATACCCCCAAATTCATGATAAAATAAAACTAGGATTACTTGAAATTAAAGATGACTATATACGTCTAACTAAGGAAGGTACAATGCTTGGTAATCAAGTATTTATGATATTTGTATGA
- the rsmD gene encoding 16S rRNA (guanine(966)-N(2))-methyltransferase RsmD, with protein MRIISGEFKSRLLKMVPSNDTRETSDKVRGAVFNSLGESIKDAVILDLFAGSGSYGLESISRGAKYVVFNDVKQIAINTLNENIANLGVIDRVILWKHDYNIALKKLSELKDKLDIVFLDPPYKLDIYESISNQLIPYLNDDALLVLEMDKSRTLDLEQIKAYTILKEKVYGSKKILILSKH; from the coding sequence ATGCGTATTATCTCTGGAGAATTTAAAAGTAGATTATTAAAAATGGTCCCCTCAAATGATACCAGAGAGACATCTGACAAAGTAAGGGGCGCAGTCTTTAATAGTCTCGGTGAATCAATTAAAGACGCTGTCATATTAGACTTATTTGCTGGATCAGGTAGTTATGGATTAGAATCAATTTCTAGAGGTGCTAAGTATGTAGTGTTTAATGATGTTAAACAAATTGCTATTAACACCTTGAATGAAAATATAGCAAATCTAGGCGTAATAGATAGAGTCATACTATGGAAACATGATTATAATATAGCCTTAAAAAAACTGTCAGAATTAAAAGATAAATTAGATATTGTTTTCTTAGATCCACCCTATAAATTAGACATCTATGAATCCATTTCTAACCAACTAATACCTTACTTAAATGATGATGCATTACTCGTGTTAGAAATGGATAAAAGTAGAACTCTAGATTTAGAACAAATCAAAGCATACACTATCTTAAAAGAAAAAGTATACGGCAGTAAAAAGATATTAATATTAAGTAAACATTAA
- the deoB gene encoding phosphopentomutase: protein MRFKRVFLIVMDSLGVGASEDANQYFNEGVDDTKANTFGHIAESMDLRIPNLEKLGVGNIIPIKGTKSVELSSSYVTKIREKSLGKDTMTGHWEIMGLYVTTPFQTFTDTGFPKELLDELEERTGRKIIGNIAASGTEILKDLGEEHMRTGDLIVYTSADSVLQIAMHEEIIPIEEQYRISAIARDITMRPDWKVGRVITRPFLGTNKDNFKRTSNRKDYALKPSEETTLNFLSDANYDVIALGKINDIFDGYGINKYSKTVSNDDGMKQITEWAKKDFTGLCFLNLVDFDALYGHRRDPHGYGKAIMDMDSQLPELMANLNEDDLLILTADHGNDPTYVGTDHTREFVPMIAYSKSFKSGGSLPILNTFADLGSTISDNFKVKKTEHGDSFLSKLK from the coding sequence ATGAGATTTAAAAGAGTATTTTTAATCGTCATGGACTCTTTAGGAGTCGGTGCATCAGAAGATGCAAATCAATATTTTAATGAAGGGGTAGACGATACAAAAGCAAATACGTTTGGTCATATTGCAGAAAGTATGGATCTTAGAATACCTAATTTAGAGAAGCTTGGTGTAGGTAATATCATACCTATAAAAGGTACTAAATCAGTTGAATTATCCTCATCTTATGTAACAAAAATTCGTGAAAAATCACTAGGAAAAGATACGATGACAGGTCATTGGGAAATCATGGGCTTGTATGTTACAACACCATTTCAAACCTTTACAGACACTGGTTTTCCAAAAGAATTACTAGATGAATTAGAAGAAAGAACCGGACGTAAAATCATCGGTAATATCGCAGCAAGTGGTACTGAAATATTAAAGGATTTAGGTGAAGAACACATGAGGACTGGAGACTTAATTGTCTACACATCCGCAGACAGTGTACTTCAAATTGCGATGCATGAAGAGATCATTCCTATTGAAGAACAATACAGAATTTCTGCAATTGCACGTGACATTACAATGAGACCAGACTGGAAAGTTGGACGTGTAATTACAAGACCATTCTTAGGTACAAATAAGGACAACTTTAAGCGCACAAGTAATAGAAAAGATTATGCATTAAAACCAAGTGAAGAGACAACTTTAAACTTCCTAAGTGATGCTAATTATGATGTCATCGCACTAGGTAAAATCAATGATATTTTTGATGGTTACGGTATCAATAAATACAGTAAAACAGTATCGAATGATGATGGTATGAAACAGATTACAGAGTGGGCTAAAAAAGATTTTACAGGATTATGTTTCTTAAATCTAGTAGACTTTGATGCACTCTACGGACACCGCAGAGACCCTCATGGATATGGTAAAGCAATCATGGATATGGATAGTCAATTACCTGAATTAATGGCTAATTTAAATGAAGATGATTTACTCATTTTAACAGCTGATCATGGTAATGATCCAACCTATGTTGGTACCGATCATACAAGAGAATTTGTACCAATGATAGCTTATAGCAAGTCATTTAAATCAGGTGGTAGCCTACCAATACTTAATACATTTGCCGATTTAGGAAGTACAATTTCTGATAACTTTAAAGTCAAAAAAACAGAGCATGGTGACAGTTTCTTAAGTAAATTAAAATAA
- the xerD gene encoding site-specific tyrosine recombinase XerD yields the protein MTYLIKDFSYYLNNELGLSKNTIDAYMRDLKDYESFLDKYHKLKDVDNIQSKHIEGYLKSIKKKGLSAKTISRKLTSIKSFHKFLLMEKEVDEDVTHKIARPKIEKTLPTVLSVDEVISILEVIDKSTTLGLRNMALLELIYGSGLRVSELLNIKLKDIHMQQSYVIVTGKGSKERMVPISDMAIIAIRNYLVKARDDLIKEKTDYLFINNQGKTLSRVGFFKVLKKLASEANLDPEKVSPHTLRHSFATHLLENGMDLRSLQNLLGHEDISTTQIYTHISQSRLKQVYNKTHPRAKENNK from the coding sequence ATGACCTATTTAATCAAAGATTTTTCTTATTATTTGAATAATGAATTGGGTTTATCCAAGAATACCATTGATGCATATATGAGAGATTTAAAGGACTATGAATCTTTCTTAGATAAATATCATAAATTAAAAGATGTAGATAACATTCAATCAAAGCACATTGAAGGTTATCTTAAAAGTATTAAGAAAAAGGGATTATCTGCTAAAACGATATCTAGAAAACTCACCTCAATTAAATCATTTCATAAGTTTTTACTGATGGAAAAAGAAGTGGATGAAGATGTTACGCATAAAATTGCTAGACCTAAAATAGAAAAAACTTTACCTACAGTATTAAGTGTAGATGAGGTAATTAGTATATTAGAAGTCATAGATAAGTCCACGACATTGGGTTTAAGAAATATGGCATTGCTAGAACTTATATACGGTTCTGGACTGCGTGTTTCTGAATTACTTAATATAAAATTAAAGGATATCCATATGCAACAAAGCTATGTTATTGTCACTGGTAAAGGGTCAAAAGAACGTATGGTACCTATATCGGATATGGCAATTATAGCAATTAGAAATTATTTAGTTAAGGCTAGAGATGATTTGATTAAGGAAAAAACAGATTATTTATTTATTAATAATCAAGGTAAAACACTTTCACGTGTAGGCTTTTTTAAAGTCTTAAAAAAGCTTGCAAGCGAAGCAAATTTAGACCCTGAAAAAGTGTCACCACATACCTTAAGGCATTCATTTGCAACACACCTTTTAGAGAATGGAATGGATTTAAGAAGTCTTCAAAACCTACTTGGCCATGAAGATATATCGACTACACAAATCTATACACACATCTCACAATCAAGATTAAAACAAGTTTATAACAAAACTCATCCAAGAGCAAAGGAGAATAACAAATGA
- a CDS encoding HD domain-containing phosphohydrolase encodes MDISALIDMIVSISNNILILLSIVFLYTLSNYELYKHKRIKQVVTGIVVGFLTLFLMTNPMVFEEGIVFDTRTILIPISGVFFGPITTIIASIIAIAYRVNLGGVGMMVGISTIVISAVIGILWRYIFRRHKFKNKYLEYYILGFTSNALVFLLMFFLPDSLNVIRQVFPIYLILFPVVTMLTGVVIKQQQFRIQASNLEKAQMLLLQSSIDASHNVEIYVVDSAYNYLTFNIFHKNQIKAYFNVEIDVGFNVLSLLKDDNRRTRIKTSIDSALKGEIIHDVIYTTLPGNKIIEERFTPLRRGHDILGVTVFIRDITEQRLHEDSIMRLSYYDGLTGLPNRRYFQEKLVEVNDNQYCPVSIITCDINGLKLFNDALGHKMGDLVLVKVAEILTRHLLPNGTVSRIGGDEFIFILPNTDYDTALKMMEKVDNEFDKHLFNGLKLSVSYGIATKLEGDHIDDVLKQSEVQMHKSKLFEKASHRSEFIKSILNTLREKNPREKDHSTRVATICTEIGKFLGMKKHDLNLLEAIASLHDIGKIAIDEAILNKPGKLTPKEWEAIKKHPEIGYRIISTAPEYAEIAEDILSHHEHFNGQGYPRGLSGEDIPIRARIVSIADAYDAMVSRRTYKEPMTHEQAILEIKRCSGTQFDPNLVNIFVDLIENGVLYL; translated from the coding sequence ATGGATATAAGTGCGTTAATAGATATGATCGTATCTATATCAAATAACATTTTGATTTTACTATCCATAGTCTTTTTATACACGCTTTCTAACTATGAACTTTATAAGCATAAACGCATTAAACAAGTAGTAACCGGTATTGTTGTCGGATTTTTGACTTTATTTTTAATGACCAATCCAATGGTATTTGAAGAAGGTATTGTTTTTGATACAAGAACCATACTTATACCAATATCCGGTGTATTCTTTGGGCCGATTACTACAATCATAGCGAGTATCATTGCCATTGCTTACAGAGTTAATTTAGGTGGAGTTGGTATGATGGTGGGTATATCAACAATCGTCATTAGTGCAGTGATTGGTATTTTGTGGCGTTATATATTCAGACGTCATAAATTTAAAAACAAATATTTAGAGTATTATATTTTAGGCTTTACATCGAATGCTCTTGTATTTCTGCTCATGTTCTTTTTACCAGACAGTTTAAATGTCATTAGACAAGTATTTCCGATTTATCTTATCCTCTTTCCGGTTGTTACGATGTTAACTGGTGTAGTCATTAAACAGCAACAGTTTAGAATACAAGCAAGCAACCTTGAAAAAGCTCAAATGCTATTACTTCAAAGTTCTATAGATGCTTCACACAACGTGGAAATATATGTAGTGGATAGTGCCTACAATTATCTGACCTTTAATATTTTTCATAAGAATCAAATAAAAGCATATTTTAATGTAGAAATTGATGTAGGGTTTAATGTACTATCCTTATTAAAGGATGATAATAGAAGAACACGTATTAAAACATCAATTGATAGTGCTTTAAAGGGTGAAATAATTCATGATGTCATATATACTACATTACCTGGTAATAAAATTATAGAGGAACGTTTTACACCACTTCGACGTGGACATGATATTTTAGGGGTAACAGTTTTCATCAGAGATATTACTGAACAACGTCTACATGAAGACTCTATTATGAGATTAAGTTATTATGATGGCCTTACAGGGTTACCAAATAGAAGATATTTTCAAGAAAAATTAGTAGAAGTTAATGATAATCAATACTGTCCTGTATCAATCATTACATGTGATATCAATGGCTTGAAACTCTTTAATGACGCATTGGGACATAAAATGGGAGATTTGGTACTTGTTAAAGTAGCAGAAATTCTTACCAGACACTTATTACCAAATGGTACAGTTAGCCGTATAGGTGGCGATGAATTTATATTTATTCTACCAAACACGGATTATGATACAGCCCTTAAGATGATGGAAAAAGTCGATAATGAATTTGATAAACATCTATTTAATGGTTTAAAACTCTCAGTTTCTTATGGGATTGCGACTAAATTAGAAGGTGATCATATCGATGATGTTCTAAAACAAAGTGAAGTACAAATGCATAAGAGTAAACTCTTTGAAAAAGCATCTCACCGCAGTGAATTTATTAAATCTATCTTAAATACCTTGAGAGAAAAAAATCCTCGAGAAAAGGATCATTCTACTAGGGTAGCTACCATCTGTACAGAAATTGGTAAATTCCTAGGTATGAAAAAACATGATCTAAATTTACTCGAGGCGATCGCATCACTTCATGATATTGGAAAGATTGCTATTGATGAAGCCATCTTGAATAAACCAGGCAAACTAACACCTAAAGAATGGGAAGCAATTAAAAAGCACCCTGAAATTGGTTATAGAATTATTTCTACTGCCCCTGAATATGCAGAAATTGCAGAGGATATATTATCCCACCATGAACATTTTAATGGTCAAGGCTATCCAAGAGGGTTAAGCGGTGAAGATATTCCTATTAGAGCTAGAATAGTTTCGATTGCTGATGCTTATGATGCTATGGTATCTAGGCGAACTTATAAAGAGCCTATGACACACGAACAAGCAATTTTAGAAATTAAACGCTGTTCAGGTACTCAGTTTGATCCTAATTTAGTGAATATATTTGTTGATTTAATTGAGAATGGCGTATTATACCTATAA
- a CDS encoding histidine phosphatase family protein translates to MILAMVRHGETDYNKQRLIQGRIDNVLNENGKNQAHTLGTYLKENNETFDVLMTSPMLRAKETAQILGSHLNMTITSEHVAFIERDFGPFEGKSVAETLPFITKHDFKTKGYEDNEALLKRLSDAVNDLYKTHQGKKVLLVVHAHVIKSLLILADFEKYDYITHYVGNSSIVYFDVKPDQISVLNQIDL, encoded by the coding sequence ATGATATTAGCAATGGTTAGACACGGTGAAACCGATTATAACAAGCAACGTTTAATCCAAGGTAGAATCGATAATGTCTTAAATGAAAACGGAAAAAACCAGGCACATACTTTAGGAACATACCTAAAAGAAAACAATGAAACATTTGATGTTCTAATGACATCTCCAATGCTTAGAGCAAAAGAGACAGCACAAATTCTTGGAAGCCATTTAAATATGACTATCACAAGCGAGCATGTTGCATTTATCGAAAGGGACTTTGGACCTTTTGAAGGTAAGTCAGTGGCAGAAACATTACCATTCATAACTAAACATGATTTTAAGACAAAAGGTTATGAAGATAATGAGGCACTCTTAAAAAGATTAAGTGATGCAGTAAATGATTTATACAAGACACATCAAGGTAAGAAGGTATTACTTGTTGTTCATGCACATGTAATCAAGTCATTACTTATATTAGCAGACTTTGAAAAGTACGATTACATTACGCATTATGTAGGTAATTCAAGCATCGTATATTTCGATGTTAAACCTGATCAAATATCTGTATTAAATCAAATTGATTTATAG
- a CDS encoding YneF family protein, producing MEWYWVIAIAVGALLIGAVAGFFIARAWFKKYLEKNPPMDERSIREMFRQMGRTPSEKQVRQVLASMKQNTK from the coding sequence ATGGAATGGTATTGGGTTATAGCAATCGCAGTTGGTGCATTACTAATTGGTGCTGTTGCAGGATTTTTTATCGCCAGAGCTTGGTTCAAAAAGTATTTAGAAAAGAATCCACCAATGGATGAAAGATCGATTAGAGAGATGTTTAGACAAATGGGAAGAACTCCTTCTGAAAAACAAGTTAGACAAGTTCTAGCATCTATGAAACAAAATACTAAGTAA
- a CDS encoding LemA family protein — MKKLYIILGVVAIVIVVISSIWITAYNTYQSNDVEVSQKRGDVHATLSIRYDKMAAMIDTIQSANSTVQGYLDTIMAARTAFANALASNDLESIDESIQEINSTFINLVSYVEDNPSSYNTTALYANALAEFNASTNVVLTAILAYNDTVATYNKHIRMFPNNLFVGNNPQYDTYEVANFNKTLPTFND; from the coding sequence GTGAAAAAGCTATATATTATACTTGGAGTCGTTGCAATAGTTATTGTTGTAATCTCAAGTATTTGGATTACAGCTTACAATACATATCAGTCTAATGATGTGGAAGTGAGCCAAAAACGTGGGGATGTACATGCTACTTTATCGATAAGATATGATAAAATGGCAGCAATGATTGATACAATCCAAAGTGCAAATTCAACAGTTCAAGGGTATTTAGATACTATTATGGCTGCTCGAACTGCATTTGCTAATGCGCTAGCTAGTAATGATTTAGAATCAATTGATGAATCTATACAAGAGATTAATTCCACCTTTATTAATCTAGTATCCTATGTAGAAGATAACCCATCAAGTTATAATACAACTGCACTTTATGCAAATGCGTTGGCTGAATTTAATGCATCAACCAATGTAGTTTTAACCGCTATACTTGCTTATAATGATACGGTTGCTACTTATAATAAACATATAAGAATGTTTCCAAATAACTTGTTTGTAGGTAATAATCCACAATATGATACCTATGAGGTAGCAAACTTCAACAAAACCTTACCTACTTTTAATGATTGA
- a CDS encoding thymidine phosphorylase encodes MQMVDLINKKKYNQKLTAEEISFIVNGFTKGQIPDYQMSAFLMAVYFNDMDIEESTALALAMRDSGEVLDLTDIKGTKVDKHSTGGVGDKVSIVLAPLVAHLGAKLAKMSGRGLGHTGGTIDKLESIPGFKVVLPLDQFKNQVKEIGCAIVGQSGDIAPADKVMYALRDVTATVDSMPLIASSIMSKKLASGADAIVLDVKVGSGAFMKTLEDGEALSRIMVDIGKKAGKKVTAILTGMEEPLGHKIGNALEIYESVETLEGHGPEDLTQVVAVISGHLLKHAGVVKDYESGYKLSYDTLRNGGALETFYTFVKAQGGDVNFLKNKDQILTKTKTYEVKANVAGFLEKVDALNFGIAAMKLGAGRATKDDVINLFVGIDLHKKIGDEVKVGDTICTIYHEEKGLKEAVEIVNNSYVVGPHKIKLDLIKETIL; translated from the coding sequence ATGCAAATGGTCGATTTAATAAACAAGAAAAAATATAATCAAAAATTAACTGCTGAAGAAATATCTTTTATAGTTAACGGTTTTACAAAAGGTCAAATACCGGATTATCAAATGTCAGCCTTTTTAATGGCTGTATATTTTAATGATATGGATATTGAAGAATCAACAGCACTTGCACTAGCAATGCGTGATAGTGGAGAAGTATTAGATTTAACAGATATAAAAGGAACAAAGGTTGATAAGCACTCTACAGGTGGCGTGGGTGATAAGGTAAGTATTGTACTTGCACCATTAGTTGCACACCTAGGTGCTAAGCTAGCAAAAATGAGCGGTAGAGGTTTAGGTCATACCGGTGGAACAATTGATAAGTTAGAATCCATTCCAGGATTTAAGGTTGTATTACCTTTAGATCAATTTAAAAACCAAGTTAAAGAAATTGGTTGTGCAATTGTTGGCCAAAGTGGCGATATTGCACCTGCAGATAAAGTGATGTATGCACTAAGAGATGTTACTGCAACTGTAGACTCAATGCCTTTAATTGCATCCTCTATTATGAGTAAAAAATTAGCATCAGGTGCTGATGCAATCGTCCTTGATGTTAAGGTTGGTTCTGGGGCATTTATGAAGACTTTAGAAGACGGTGAAGCTTTATCTCGCATCATGGTAGATATCGGTAAAAAGGCTGGTAAAAAGGTCACTGCGATTCTTACAGGTATGGAAGAACCTCTAGGACATAAAATTGGTAATGCGTTAGAAATTTATGAATCAGTAGAAACACTTGAAGGTCATGGGCCTGAAGATTTAACTCAAGTAGTTGCTGTAATTTCAGGACACTTATTAAAACATGCTGGCGTCGTAAAAGATTACGAAAGCGGTTATAAATTATCTTATGATACACTACGTAATGGTGGTGCTCTAGAAACATTCTACACCTTTGTGAAAGCACAAGGCGGAGATGTAAATTTCTTAAAGAATAAAGATCAAATTTTAACTAAAACTAAGACATATGAAGTGAAAGCAAATGTTGCTGGTTTCTTAGAAAAAGTAGATGCATTAAACTTCGGTATTGCTGCAATGAAACTAGGTGCAGGACGTGCAACTAAAGATGATGTAATCAATCTATTTGTAGGTATCGACCTGCATAAGAAGATTGGTGACGAAGTTAAAGTTGGCGACACTATCTGTACAATCTATCACGAAGAAAAAGGACTTAAAGAAGCAGTTGAAATTGTCAATAATTCTTACGTAGTTGGTCCGCATAAAATCAAACTAGATTTAATCAAAGAGACAATCTTATAA